From one Salmo salar chromosome ssa09, Ssal_v3.1, whole genome shotgun sequence genomic stretch:
- the LOC106612592 gene encoding cdc42 effector protein 2 gives MPAKTPMYLKTTTPKRGKKLKLRDVLSSDMISPPLGDMRHSAHVGPEGEGDMFGDVGFLQGKIDMLPALNGLPRSHSMERQLEEAYPMNDKGSNHSCNNHCNPYHHSTSMLKSTISMPVFIAHEQAPPKPPRLHLEDSTVPSQQQQYQPQPNNHNQNQQKHYSISVCDQGVGCYMDPCHNLSYSASFRHLVPSSGSFSEVSSEDSMSESCGPLDPRRGLSLDSDAGLSNEDLGSERSESPTVCPRFSPGVSRSESLMGLDLDLGPSILEDVLRIMDRYKSIDDRCEL, from the coding sequence ATGCCAGCCAAGACGCCCATGTACTTAAAGACTACCACACCCAAGCGGGGGAAGAAGCTCAAGCTGCGAGACGTCTTGTCCAGTGACATGATTAGCCCCCCGCTAGGGGACATGCGCCACAGTGCCCATGTCGGGCCGGAGGGAGAGGGCGACATGTTCGGAGACGTGGGCTTTTTGCAGGGCAAGATAGACATGTTGCCCGCCCTGAACGGCTTACCGCGCTCCCACAGTATGGAGAGGCAGCTGGAAGAGGCTTACCCCATGAACGACAAAGGATCCAACCACTCTTGTAACAACCACTGCAACCcctaccaccactccaccagCATGCTGAAGAGCACCATCTCCATGCCTGTGTTCATCGCCCACGAGCAGGCCCCGCCCAAGCCTCCTCGGCTTCACTTGGAGGACTCAACCGTCCCGTCCCAGCAGCAACAGTACCAACCTCAGCCAAACAACCATAACCAAAACCAGCAGAAGCATTACTCTATTTCTGTGTGTGACCAGGGTGTCGGCTGCTACATGGACCCCTGCCACAACCTTAGCTACTCTGCCTCCTTCAGGCACCTGGTGCCCTCCTCCGGCTCCTTCTCAGAGGTTTCCTCAGAGGACTCCATGTCAGAGAGCTGTGGCCCCCTGGACCCTCGGAGGGGGCTGAGCCTGGATTCAGACGCTGGCCTGAGCAATGAGGACCTTGGGAGCGAGCGGAGTGAGTCGCCCACCGTGTGCCCTAGGTTCTCTCCCGGCGTCTCCCGCTCAGAGTCCCTGATGGGCTTGGATCTGGACCTGGGGCCGTCCATCCTGGAGGACGTGCTGAGGATCATGGACCGCTACAAGAGCATTGATGACCGCTGTGAGTTGTGa